The following coding sequences lie in one Phragmites australis chromosome 8, lpPhrAust1.1, whole genome shotgun sequence genomic window:
- the LOC133926635 gene encoding uncharacterized protein At1g66480-like isoform X1, with translation MGNSIGGRRKGAKVMKLDGTAFRVKPPAFAGTVLCDHPGFQLLESEEVKLLGVRARPLAHDAPLRPGRLYFLVALPRPAAPPRRAWSGALHVGARERLESLMLTRRSTSDLSLPASATATAPASPLSTASEGGPVRLRMRLPKAQVEMLMAESRDGAEAAARIMQLCAANAGSGAATSDRGILRTPERSPRFVPTPDWGVGGFPQTPERSPRFAATPDWGTGFMMPAGSGTAPRTPDRWPTLPRTPEYASPDVKASRKEKRTRFVALPDEIIA, from the exons ATGGGCAACAGCATCGGCGGCCGCCGCAAGGGCGCCAAGGTGATGAAGCTGGACGGCACGGCGTTCCGGGTGAAGCCGCCAGCTTTCGCGGGCACGGTGCTGTGCGACCACCCGGGGTTCCAGCTCCtcgagtccgaggaggtcaagCTGCTCGGCGTCCGCGCCCGCCCGCTCGCGCACGACGCGCCGCTCCGGCCTGGGCGGCTCTACTTCCTAGTGGCGCTGCCCcgccccgccgcgccgccgcgccgcgcgtGGTCTGGCGCACTCCACGTCGGCGCGCGCGAGCGGCTCGAGTCGCTCATGCTCACCCGCCGGTCCACCTCCGACCTCTCCCTCCCggcctccgccaccgccacggCGCCGGCCTCCCCGCTCTCCACCGCCTCCGAGGGCGGGCCGGTCCGGCTCAGGATGCGCCTGCCCAAGGCGCAGGTCGAGATGCTCATGGCAGAGAGCCGGGACGGCGCCGAAGCAGCCGCCAGGATCATGCAGCTCTGCGCCGCCAACGCCGGCAGCGGCGCGGCCACGTCGGATAGGGGGATACTGCGGACGCCGGAGCGGAGCCCGCGGTTCGTGCCCACGCCGGACTGGGGCGTCGGTGGGTTCCCGCAGACGCCAGAGCGGAGCCCGCGGTTCGCGGCGACGCCCGACTGGGGGACCGGGTTCATGATGCCGGCAGGCTCTGGGACGGCGCCAAGGACGCCAGACAGGTGGCCCACGCTGCCCCGCACGCCGGAGTACGCGTCGCCGGACGTCAAGGCCAGCCGGAAAGAG AAGCGAACGCGGTTCGTGGCGCTGCCAGATGAGATAATCGCGTGA
- the LOC133926635 gene encoding uncharacterized protein At1g66480-like isoform X2, producing the protein MGNSIGGRRKGAKVMKLDGTAFRVKPPAFAGTVLCDHPGFQLLESEEVKLLGVRARPLAHDAPLRPGRLYFLVALPRPAAPPRRAWSGALHVGARERLESLMLTRRSTSDLSLPASATATAPASPLSTASEGGPVRLRMRLPKAQVEMLMAESRDGAEAAARIMQLCAANAGSGAATSDRGILRTPERSPRFVPTPDWGVGGFPQTPERSPRFAATPDWGTGFMMPAGSGTAPRTPDRWPTLPRTPEYASPDVKASRKEAMNNGCRLQG; encoded by the exons ATGGGCAACAGCATCGGCGGCCGCCGCAAGGGCGCCAAGGTGATGAAGCTGGACGGCACGGCGTTCCGGGTGAAGCCGCCAGCTTTCGCGGGCACGGTGCTGTGCGACCACCCGGGGTTCCAGCTCCtcgagtccgaggaggtcaagCTGCTCGGCGTCCGCGCCCGCCCGCTCGCGCACGACGCGCCGCTCCGGCCTGGGCGGCTCTACTTCCTAGTGGCGCTGCCCcgccccgccgcgccgccgcgccgcgcgtGGTCTGGCGCACTCCACGTCGGCGCGCGCGAGCGGCTCGAGTCGCTCATGCTCACCCGCCGGTCCACCTCCGACCTCTCCCTCCCggcctccgccaccgccacggCGCCGGCCTCCCCGCTCTCCACCGCCTCCGAGGGCGGGCCGGTCCGGCTCAGGATGCGCCTGCCCAAGGCGCAGGTCGAGATGCTCATGGCAGAGAGCCGGGACGGCGCCGAAGCAGCCGCCAGGATCATGCAGCTCTGCGCCGCCAACGCCGGCAGCGGCGCGGCCACGTCGGATAGGGGGATACTGCGGACGCCGGAGCGGAGCCCGCGGTTCGTGCCCACGCCGGACTGGGGCGTCGGTGGGTTCCCGCAGACGCCAGAGCGGAGCCCGCGGTTCGCGGCGACGCCCGACTGGGGGACCGGGTTCATGATGCCGGCAGGCTCTGGGACGGCGCCAAGGACGCCAGACAGGTGGCCCACGCTGCCCCGCACGCCGGAGTACGCGTCGCCGGACGTCAAGGCCAGCCGGAAAGAG GCAATGAACAACGGCTGTCGTCTGCAGGGTTAA